A single Ruficoccus amylovorans DNA region contains:
- a CDS encoding sialate O-acetylesterase, with protein sequence MKSPYRQFPRLGLPFLFALLALTQSLAASPPGQSASSGSRLTLPSLFASGMVLQRDHPIMLWGEAAGTGADTVTASLNGHRAQGQVRDGSWSLTLPALPAGGPYALDISCGEASQKLTDIYIGDVWVLAGQSNMSFSLRGATDLSLLDSLSGHGVIRAFQQDMAGSDTPLSDPVKGAWVTERGSNTSFWSAIGYAFARAVQVHTGVPIGLIHTAIPGTSISSWVPNDTFEHSPVFAPWRKQWQAILDNPEHEQARYEAVCAAWEKEAAAAAAKGKPAPPQSLTMRFGPRGPENPRRPCAFFNARVAPFTRLAIAGIIYYQGENEATPAFTSYYADALRSMITEWRQCWHASVPFVLIQLSGFGKEDAQATWPLIREAQSEVADSVPDVLLIPSIDLGDPADIHPTRKVALGLRAGELTLGRFYSYPGAPSAVPQATSATLDGDDIVIAFKHVSGSLGAANSPARYFEIQQQNGSWIPAKKVLVQGDKVRLSGSASAKPKAVRYLWVNWPADNADLLFDGDLPVPPFQIEIGR encoded by the coding sequence ATGAAAAGCCCTTACCGCCAATTTCCCCGTCTGGGACTTCCGTTTCTATTCGCTCTGCTTGCGCTGACACAATCGCTGGCCGCTTCGCCCCCCGGGCAATCCGCTTCCTCCGGCTCCCGACTGACCCTGCCCAGCCTCTTTGCTTCCGGAATGGTGCTGCAACGTGATCATCCCATCATGCTCTGGGGCGAAGCAGCCGGGACTGGAGCCGACACGGTGACGGCTTCTCTCAACGGCCATCGCGCCCAGGGCCAGGTCCGCGACGGAAGCTGGAGCCTCACCCTGCCCGCCCTGCCTGCCGGGGGGCCGTACGCGCTCGACATTTCCTGTGGTGAGGCTTCGCAAAAATTGACGGACATCTACATCGGCGATGTCTGGGTCCTCGCTGGCCAGTCCAATATGAGCTTTTCCCTCCGCGGTGCCACCGATCTGAGCCTGCTCGACTCACTGTCCGGCCACGGCGTCATCCGCGCCTTTCAGCAGGATATGGCCGGCAGCGACACCCCACTCTCCGATCCCGTGAAAGGTGCCTGGGTGACCGAACGCGGCTCGAACACATCCTTCTGGAGCGCGATCGGCTACGCCTTCGCCCGCGCCGTCCAGGTCCACACCGGCGTTCCCATCGGCCTCATCCACACGGCAATCCCCGGTACGAGTATCTCGTCCTGGGTTCCCAACGACACCTTCGAGCATAGCCCGGTCTTCGCCCCCTGGCGCAAGCAATGGCAGGCGATCCTCGACAACCCCGAGCACGAACAGGCACGCTATGAGGCAGTCTGCGCGGCCTGGGAAAAAGAAGCTGCCGCCGCTGCGGCCAAGGGAAAACCTGCACCGCCTCAAAGCCTGACCATGCGCTTCGGCCCCCGCGGCCCTGAGAACCCGCGCCGCCCCTGTGCGTTCTTTAACGCCCGGGTCGCCCCCTTCACCCGGCTCGCCATCGCGGGCATCATCTATTATCAGGGTGAGAACGAAGCCACTCCCGCCTTCACCTCTTACTACGCCGACGCGCTGCGTTCCATGATCACTGAATGGCGGCAGTGCTGGCACGCCTCCGTGCCCTTTGTGCTCATCCAGCTCTCCGGCTTTGGCAAGGAGGATGCCCAAGCCACCTGGCCGCTCATCCGGGAGGCCCAGAGCGAAGTGGCCGATTCGGTGCCGGACGTGCTGCTGATTCCCTCCATTGATCTCGGCGACCCCGCGGATATCCATCCGACACGTAAGGTCGCTCTCGGCCTGCGAGCGGGCGAGTTAACCCTCGGGCGTTTTTACTCGTACCCCGGTGCGCCCTCAGCCGTCCCTCAAGCCACCAGCGCAACCCTCGACGGGGACGACATCGTCATAGCTTTCAAACATGTCTCAGGCTCTCTCGGAGCGGCGAATTCCCCCGCGCGCTACTTCGAGATCCAACAGCAAAACGGCTCATGGATTCCGGCAAAAAAAGTGCTCGTCCAGGGCGATAAGGTACGGCTTTCCGGCAGCGCCTCGGCAAAGCCCAAGGCGGTGCGCTACCTGTGGGTCAACTGGCCCGCCGACAACGCCGACCTGCTCTTCGACGGCGATCTCCCGGTCCCGCCGTTTCAAATAGAGATCGGGCGTTAA
- a CDS encoding LacI family DNA-binding transcriptional regulator gives MAQIATAAGVSRPTVSYVLNDTAAVRHLKPETVKRIRELAKQMGYSSNDAARAIKTGKSRTLAFITPPLRWDSNFAIVYAAANEAFNLGYQVKYIPLRADKKGVEDCIRICQDFLIPAVICLNIPRQQLLKLAKAAKAAGIRTAQVGDCFPEITPVSILADHRSGCEEVVTHLYELGHRRIALMLNSRAYSSSVMRFEAFLDQMKKLGIAPPPELILEGHFTPDEISRETLALLKLDPRPTAIICDTDPSALTVLTTLQRQGVRVPEDISVTGFVDLPLGQFTVPSLTSVHLPVEELGQHVVRQMVEWSETDKLPTVIPPLPVRVVVRDSSGPCPN, from the coding sequence ATGGCGCAAATCGCGACCGCCGCCGGCGTGTCCCGCCCCACGGTGTCCTATGTCCTGAACGACACGGCCGCCGTCCGCCACCTCAAGCCTGAAACAGTCAAACGCATCCGTGAACTGGCCAAGCAGATGGGGTACTCCTCCAACGACGCGGCCCGCGCGATCAAGACCGGCAAGTCCCGCACACTGGCCTTCATCACCCCGCCGCTGCGCTGGGACTCGAACTTTGCCATCGTCTATGCCGCAGCCAATGAAGCCTTCAACCTCGGTTATCAAGTCAAGTACATCCCGCTGCGCGCCGACAAAAAAGGCGTCGAAGACTGCATCCGCATTTGCCAGGATTTTCTCATCCCCGCCGTCATCTGCCTGAACATCCCCCGGCAGCAACTGCTCAAGCTGGCCAAGGCCGCCAAGGCCGCCGGCATCCGCACCGCGCAGGTCGGTGACTGCTTTCCGGAGATCACGCCCGTCTCGATCCTGGCCGACCACCGCTCGGGTTGCGAAGAGGTCGTCACGCATTTATACGAACTCGGACACCGCCGCATCGCGCTCATGCTTAATTCGCGGGCCTACTCCTCGTCGGTCATGCGCTTCGAGGCTTTTCTCGACCAGATGAAAAAGCTGGGCATCGCCCCACCCCCGGAGCTGATCCTCGAAGGCCATTTCACCCCGGACGAGATTTCCCGAGAGACCCTGGCCCTGCTCAAGCTCGATCCCCGCCCCACGGCCATTATCTGCGACACCGATCCCTCGGCGCTGACCGTGCTGACCACCCTCCAACGTCAGGGGGTGCGCGTGCCCGAAGACATCTCGGTCACCGGTTTTGTGGATTTGCCGCTGGGACAGTTCACCGTCCCGAGCCTGACCAGCGTACACCTCCCGGTAGAAGAACTCGGCCAGCACGTCGTGCGACAGATGGTCGAGTGGTCCGAGACAGACAAACTCCCCACGGTGATTCCCCCACTGCCGGTCCGCGTCGTCGTGCGCGACTCCAGCGGCCCCTGCCCCAACTGA
- a CDS encoding ABC transporter substrate-binding protein, whose product MPIRVQLKWLHQFQFAGYYAAVEKGFYARRGLEVELIEGQPELDPAKRVLGGGAEYGVGTPEILLDYANGEPLVALGVVFQHSPYVFLATLDSGISDVSQLAGKRIMMEPQAAELYAYLAREQVPMESLVVLPHSFSAHDLLDGTVDAMSAYATDEEFTLTRENVPYSTFSPRSGGVDFYGDLFFTTQSELRQHPERVRAFYEATIEGWQYALDHPEEMVDLILEKYQSRKSREALLFEADKMRQLMHPEIIPVGYMYAGRWQHIAETYQELGMLKDLPRLEPFLYDPNPPTDYTWALWTSGVMLAVALIAFGILLPVWRLNGRLRREVEIRRRTEAELYEAKVAAERANQVKAQFLASVTHDLRTPLNAILGLSEVMLDSEKDEEKREHLEHINNAGDSLLLLIDDLLDLNRIESGRMELRDNVFVLDDVFDQVANLLFIPAHRKGLALTASLESSDCASLRGDPERLRQILFNLGGNAIKFTDEGFVNLRAGKDAKGWLCLSVEDSGPGISEDIRERLFEPFVRSPQAKLREGSGLGLSIVKKVTEAMGGSVEVDTGASGKGTCFRIHLPIINDTPCGAAQALGESLRGLRIGVSLEGGQREAAVIRNLQSLGAEAGDVGHPPPEGWDLMLLDPSREASVGATEGLLAATPCLVLKPSRSLITRRTLVRLVRIRLSLASPDEADR is encoded by the coding sequence GTGCCGATACGCGTTCAGTTGAAGTGGCTTCATCAGTTCCAGTTCGCGGGCTACTACGCGGCGGTGGAAAAGGGATTTTATGCTCGGCGGGGGCTGGAAGTTGAACTCATCGAGGGGCAGCCGGAACTGGACCCGGCCAAGCGTGTGCTGGGGGGTGGGGCTGAATATGGCGTAGGTACCCCCGAAATTTTATTGGATTATGCCAACGGTGAGCCGTTGGTCGCGCTCGGGGTGGTGTTTCAGCACTCGCCCTATGTCTTTCTGGCTACACTGGACTCGGGGATTTCGGATGTGAGCCAGTTGGCTGGGAAACGTATCATGATGGAGCCCCAGGCGGCGGAGCTATATGCCTATCTGGCGCGTGAGCAGGTGCCGATGGAGAGCCTTGTTGTGCTGCCTCACTCATTCAGTGCACATGACTTACTCGACGGCACTGTGGACGCGATGTCAGCCTATGCCACCGACGAGGAGTTTACCCTGACGCGTGAAAATGTCCCCTATTCGACCTTTTCACCGCGTTCAGGAGGAGTCGATTTTTACGGCGACCTGTTTTTTACCACTCAGTCCGAATTACGGCAGCATCCGGAACGGGTTCGGGCTTTTTACGAGGCGACGATTGAAGGCTGGCAATACGCGCTCGATCACCCGGAAGAGATGGTGGATCTCATCCTCGAAAAATACCAGAGCCGTAAAAGCCGGGAAGCGCTGCTGTTCGAGGCGGACAAGATGCGCCAGCTCATGCACCCGGAGATCATTCCGGTGGGTTACATGTACGCGGGGCGCTGGCAACATATTGCCGAGACCTATCAGGAATTGGGCATGCTGAAGGATCTCCCCAGGCTGGAACCGTTTCTCTATGACCCGAATCCGCCAACCGATTACACCTGGGCCTTGTGGACTTCCGGGGTCATGCTGGCGGTGGCCCTGATCGCCTTTGGGATTCTCCTGCCAGTGTGGCGGCTGAACGGACGACTCCGCCGCGAAGTCGAGATTCGACGACGGACCGAGGCGGAGTTGTACGAGGCCAAGGTGGCGGCCGAACGCGCGAATCAGGTCAAGGCACAGTTTCTGGCCAGCGTGACGCACGACTTACGTACGCCTTTGAATGCGATTCTGGGCCTGTCTGAAGTCATGCTGGACAGTGAGAAGGACGAAGAAAAGCGCGAGCATCTGGAGCACATCAACAACGCCGGGGATTCGCTGCTGCTGCTCATTGACGACCTGCTCGACCTCAACCGTATTGAGTCGGGTCGCATGGAGTTGCGAGATAATGTATTCGTGTTGGACGATGTTTTCGACCAGGTGGCCAACCTGCTGTTTATTCCTGCGCACCGTAAGGGGCTGGCCTTGACCGCCAGCCTGGAATCCTCGGATTGCGCTTCTTTGCGCGGGGACCCTGAGAGGCTGCGTCAGATTCTCTTCAACCTCGGTGGGAACGCCATTAAGTTCACCGATGAAGGGTTTGTGAATCTTCGAGCGGGCAAGGATGCCAAGGGCTGGCTTTGCCTGAGCGTGGAGGACAGCGGGCCGGGGATTTCGGAAGATATTCGGGAGCGTTTGTTCGAGCCGTTTGTGCGCTCGCCGCAGGCCAAGCTCAGAGAGGGCTCCGGACTCGGGTTGAGCATTGTTAAAAAAGTGACCGAGGCGATGGGGGGCTCTGTGGAGGTCGATACGGGCGCGTCAGGGAAGGGGACGTGCTTTCGCATCCATTTACCGATCATCAATGATACGCCCTGTGGGGCCGCGCAAGCGTTGGGGGAGAGTCTGCGCGGACTACGTATCGGTGTCTCGCTGGAGGGCGGGCAACGGGAGGCGGCGGTCATACGCAATCTTCAAAGTCTCGGGGCTGAGGCCGGGGATGTGGGGCATCCTCCGCCCGAGGGTTGGGATCTGATGCTGCTCGATCCGAGCAGAGAGGCGTCAGTGGGGGCTACCGAAGGCCTCCTGGCGGCGACGCCGTGTCTGGTCCTGAAGCCCTCGCGCTCGCTGATAACCCGCCGAACGCTTGTCCGGCTGGTGCGGATACGGCTCTCGCTGGCATCGCCGGATGAAGCTGACCGATGA
- a CDS encoding ATP-binding protein, which produces MNRIARYRLVWIVCLMLLAGFLANSISSFYVSRANVRETITESSLPLTSDNIYSVIQRDLLRPIFISSMMANDAFLRDWTLAGENNVGQMQRYLEEIRREYGTVASFFVSEKSRNYYYWGGVLKQVAEDEPRDVWYYRVREMEQPFEINVDIDMANHDALTVFVNYRVYDYDNNFIGSAGTGLTVNRVNALIKDYEARFNREIFFVSGEGEIVLRPAASDLSSYGNLSEIPGLSGRASELLQTREETRMSYERDGKTFFVNSRWVPELNWYLMVEQSEDELLSPLRKNLLLNVLLAVVITALVSWMCLSAVSLHQKRLRARNEELSTKNREIEHQKRELQRTANELEEANVALSALNREKDEFLGIVAHDLRSPLGSILGLCVLLEDDLAKAPGRSLEFLKDIEKCSLHMQELIGDILDISSIESFHGPVELEPCVWNRLAEEVRDRFRVQAAAKDIDLVTRLDPAAEQEVLTRGKWLAICLNNLVSNAIKYSPRGSQVRIETAVLPDGACELRVRDEGMGIAEEEREQLFQKFSPLSSRPTGGEQSSGLGLYIVRKMCQRLGATVELLPDTTQGCCFVIRHPRYSTRRV; this is translated from the coding sequence GTGAATCGGATCGCACGCTACCGTCTGGTGTGGATTGTCTGCCTGATGCTCCTGGCCGGATTCCTCGCGAACAGCATCAGCAGCTTTTATGTGTCTCGCGCAAATGTCCGTGAGACGATTACCGAAAGTTCCCTGCCGCTGACTTCGGATAATATTTACTCCGTCATCCAGCGGGACCTGCTGCGCCCTATTTTCATTTCCTCGATGATGGCCAACGATGCCTTTTTGCGGGACTGGACGCTCGCGGGCGAGAACAACGTGGGCCAGATGCAGCGCTACCTGGAGGAAATCCGCCGCGAATACGGCACAGTCGCGAGTTTCTTTGTTTCCGAGAAAAGCCGTAATTACTACTATTGGGGAGGCGTCCTGAAGCAAGTGGCGGAGGACGAGCCGCGCGACGTGTGGTACTATCGCGTGCGCGAGATGGAGCAGCCTTTCGAGATCAATGTGGACATCGACATGGCGAATCACGACGCGCTGACGGTCTTCGTGAACTACCGTGTGTACGATTATGACAATAACTTCATCGGCTCGGCAGGCACGGGGCTCACTGTCAACCGAGTCAACGCCCTGATCAAAGATTACGAAGCCCGCTTTAACCGGGAGATCTTCTTTGTCAGCGGTGAGGGGGAAATCGTCCTGCGTCCGGCGGCGAGCGATCTCTCATCGTACGGCAATCTTTCTGAAATTCCGGGATTGAGCGGACGGGCGTCGGAGCTGTTGCAGACCCGTGAGGAAACCCGGATGAGCTACGAGCGCGACGGGAAAACCTTCTTTGTCAACAGCCGCTGGGTTCCCGAGCTCAATTGGTACCTCATGGTTGAGCAATCAGAGGATGAGCTGCTTTCCCCGCTGCGCAAGAACCTGCTGCTGAACGTCCTGCTGGCAGTCGTCATTACGGCACTTGTTTCCTGGATGTGCCTGTCAGCTGTCAGTCTCCACCAGAAACGTCTCCGGGCGCGCAACGAAGAGCTTTCTACCAAGAACCGCGAAATCGAGCACCAGAAGCGCGAACTGCAACGAACCGCTAACGAGCTGGAAGAGGCGAACGTCGCACTCTCGGCCCTGAATCGGGAAAAGGACGAGTTTCTGGGGATTGTCGCGCACGATTTGCGCAGCCCGCTTGGCAGTATCCTCGGTCTCTGCGTGCTGCTGGAAGATGATCTGGCCAAGGCGCCTGGGCGTTCGCTGGAGTTTTTGAAGGACATCGAAAAATGCAGCCTGCATATGCAGGAACTCATCGGTGATATTCTCGACATCAGCTCGATTGAGAGTTTTCACGGCCCGGTCGAACTGGAACCCTGCGTCTGGAATCGATTGGCTGAAGAGGTCCGGGATCGTTTCCGGGTCCAGGCCGCCGCCAAGGACATCGACCTGGTTACCCGGCTGGACCCGGCGGCGGAGCAAGAAGTACTCACCCGCGGCAAGTGGTTGGCCATCTGTCTGAATAACCTGGTCAGCAACGCGATCAAATACTCCCCGCGCGGCTCTCAAGTGCGCATCGAAACCGCCGTGCTGCCTGACGGTGCCTGCGAACTGCGGGTGCGAGACGAGGGGATGGGCATCGCCGAGGAAGAGCGCGAGCAGCTTTTCCAGAAGTTCAGTCCGCTTTCCTCGCGCCCCACGGGCGGTGAACAGTCAAGCGGGCTGGGACTGTACATCGTCCGTAAAATGTGCCAGCGCCTCGGTGCGACGGTCGAACTGCTGCCCGATACGACTCAGGGCTGCTGCTTCGTTATCCGGCACCCGCGGTACAGCACCAGACGCGTTTAG
- a CDS encoding alpha/beta hydrolase, with protein sequence MPPKLRSARLLSLLALVTLSPVLTAVAEKPAPTLSDIPYLGAERPETMDAWLPPESFARPIPAVLLIHGGGWEIGDKADGRERNIAATLSAHGYAVFSINYLLGHKTKDPQTGASKRVIAWPQNFYDCKSALRYLRANAGRYGIDPARIAVMGGSAGGHLALLVGVTAEADALNQHGLYTDQSNEVACIVDLYGIHDLRQFGRALFAGKTDGETEQNLTAASPVSYFETADVPPVLVIHGTADPTVPISVSRDLVARLQAGGHEVEYLEVKGAGHSFHLQPSQADLRPVVLEFLDIHLQTPGH encoded by the coding sequence ATGCCACCTAAGCTCCGTTCTGCACGACTGTTATCCCTGCTCGCGCTGGTGACACTGTCCCCGGTTCTGACGGCGGTCGCGGAGAAGCCAGCCCCCACCCTCAGCGACATTCCCTACCTGGGTGCGGAGCGTCCGGAAACGATGGACGCCTGGCTCCCGCCGGAGAGCTTTGCCCGCCCCATACCCGCCGTGCTGCTAATCCACGGCGGCGGCTGGGAAATCGGCGACAAGGCCGATGGACGCGAACGCAACATCGCCGCCACGCTCAGCGCCCACGGGTACGCCGTTTTTTCCATCAACTACCTGCTCGGCCACAAAACCAAAGATCCACAAACCGGAGCCAGTAAACGCGTCATCGCCTGGCCACAGAATTTCTACGACTGCAAGTCGGCCCTGCGCTACCTGCGCGCCAACGCCGGACGCTACGGCATCGACCCGGCGCGGATCGCGGTCATGGGCGGGTCCGCCGGTGGGCATCTGGCGCTGCTGGTAGGCGTCACCGCCGAGGCCGACGCGCTCAACCAGCATGGACTTTACACCGACCAAAGTAACGAGGTCGCGTGCATCGTGGACCTTTATGGCATTCACGACCTGAGGCAGTTCGGCCGGGCGCTTTTCGCCGGGAAGACCGACGGGGAAACCGAGCAGAACCTGACTGCGGCCTCGCCGGTCAGCTACTTTGAAACGGCGGATGTCCCGCCGGTACTCGTCATCCACGGGACCGCTGACCCGACTGTCCCGATCAGTGTCTCGCGTGACCTGGTCGCCCGCCTTCAGGCCGGAGGACACGAGGTCGAATACCTGGAGGTCAAGGGAGCCGGGCACAGCTTCCATCTCCAGCCCAGTCAGGCTGACCTTCGTCCCGTCGTGCTGGAGTTTCTCGACATTCACCTTCAAACGCCGGGCCACTAG
- a CDS encoding alpha-L-rhamnosidase: MKKSFLTLSFVTLSFVTLTFFYLAAESVAALEVGELRCSGLPHALIDTPAPSLSWELKSDRRGVTQEAYRVVVASSPERLAKGEGDLWDSGWVSSDQSLYVRYEGAPLAPMQRGHWKVRVKDNFGEESDWSAPESFERGLPGEADWQRAAWITWDETAPGVDRSAYARSYHPESQIVEKIAKDGGNAGPHLSYVSPLMRREFSVPEKKVSRATAYVAGLGYHEFYLNGERLGDNVLSPTATTYDREAHYVAYDLTERLRTGDNVIGLWLGSGFWGQSLVWSRGKGLAYGPPMARVLLRVEYTDGTSESVRSDRHWLAAQSPVVFDNVYWGETYDARLEKPGWSQPGYDAADWSPIVFRSEQLPERLIADDVPPIRRLATLEPVSIQPGRDGTWILDFGKNIAGWVRVRMQGEEGQRVSIRVGEMLMKEGDDIDPGSTGFHPLGFAQECVYISNGQEEVWEPRFMYHGFRYAVVDGLKGKPEPGMFEAVQVATAAEPAGTFTSSDELLNRIYATSVLTIQNSLHGLIEDCPTREKCVWLGDVHALGEAALYSLRMDELFRKFNRDVVSNLGRGVRTYHGTSASPGIPTNVATGKRYISQARPDWGAAVVLVPWYQYLYRGDISLAERHYPEMKRWVEYVEGLKQDGFVTDGFGDWCPPGSARNYDTPVEFTSSAYHFYTAEIMAWLAEELNYGEDAADFARLAETMKTALIDEYWQKDTGGYATQTANALALRMGLYPQGGREACAAALAREVNRKGYYYAGILGARSLFTELSRGESDDLAVKLLRQTTYPSYGYMLENGSTTWPESLSRDRRKPGQRLAGGSQNHPMQAGFVAWFYEAAGGLQPLPDEPGFRSFILKPYGYGSLEWVRVTHHSPYGEILSSWRVEDDVFDWDVEVPANTSAFLYVPSAGSDSVRESGHAPEADGGVQWLRREGDRDVFRVGSGRYHFTATLK, from the coding sequence ATGAAAAAGAGTTTTCTTACCCTTTCGTTCGTTACCCTTTCGTTCGTTACCCTTACGTTTTTTTACCTGGCGGCAGAAAGCGTTGCCGCGCTGGAGGTCGGTGAGCTGCGTTGTAGCGGCTTGCCGCATGCGTTGATCGACACGCCTGCGCCTTCGCTGTCGTGGGAGCTGAAGTCCGACCGGCGCGGGGTGACGCAGGAGGCGTACCGCGTGGTGGTGGCGAGTTCGCCGGAGCGGTTGGCAAAGGGCGAGGGCGACCTATGGGACTCCGGTTGGGTTTCATCCGACCAGAGCCTTTACGTGCGCTATGAGGGGGCGCCTCTTGCGCCGATGCAGCGCGGGCACTGGAAGGTGCGGGTGAAGGATAACTTTGGTGAGGAAAGCGATTGGTCCGCGCCGGAAAGCTTTGAGCGGGGCCTGCCAGGCGAGGCGGACTGGCAGCGGGCGGCCTGGATCACCTGGGATGAGACGGCACCGGGGGTGGACCGCTCGGCCTATGCCCGCAGCTATCATCCCGAGTCGCAGATCGTTGAGAAAATCGCAAAGGACGGCGGTAATGCCGGTCCTCACCTCAGCTATGTGTCCCCGCTCATGAGGCGCGAGTTTTCCGTGCCGGAGAAAAAGGTTTCCCGGGCGACAGCCTATGTGGCCGGGCTCGGTTACCACGAGTTTTACCTCAACGGGGAACGGCTCGGCGATAACGTCCTGAGTCCGACCGCGACGACTTATGACCGCGAGGCGCACTACGTCGCCTACGACCTCACGGAGCGGCTACGGACCGGGGATAACGTGATAGGCCTCTGGCTGGGCAGCGGCTTCTGGGGACAGAGTCTGGTCTGGTCACGGGGCAAGGGCCTGGCCTACGGGCCGCCGATGGCGCGAGTACTGCTGCGGGTGGAATATACGGACGGCACGAGCGAATCGGTGAGGAGCGACCGGCATTGGCTGGCCGCGCAGAGCCCGGTCGTTTTTGATAACGTGTATTGGGGAGAGACCTACGACGCCCGGTTGGAAAAGCCGGGCTGGAGTCAACCCGGCTACGATGCCGCCGACTGGTCGCCGATTGTATTCCGTAGCGAACAGCTGCCGGAGCGGCTGATTGCCGATGACGTCCCTCCGATCCGCCGTCTGGCGACACTGGAGCCTGTCTCGATCCAGCCGGGTCGGGACGGCACCTGGATTCTGGATTTCGGGAAAAATATCGCCGGTTGGGTGCGCGTGCGCATGCAGGGCGAGGAGGGCCAACGGGTGTCCATCCGGGTGGGGGAAATGCTGATGAAGGAGGGCGACGACATCGACCCCGGCTCGACAGGATTTCATCCGCTGGGCTTTGCGCAGGAGTGCGTATATATTTCCAACGGACAGGAGGAGGTGTGGGAGCCGCGCTTCATGTACCACGGTTTCCGCTACGCCGTGGTGGATGGGTTAAAGGGAAAGCCGGAGCCGGGCATGTTCGAGGCCGTGCAGGTGGCCACGGCGGCCGAACCGGCGGGCACCTTCACCAGCTCCGACGAACTGCTGAACCGGATATACGCCACCTCCGTGCTGACGATTCAGAACAGCCTGCACGGGCTGATCGAGGACTGCCCGACTCGTGAGAAATGTGTCTGGCTGGGTGATGTGCACGCGCTCGGTGAGGCTGCGTTGTACTCGCTGCGGATGGACGAGCTTTTTCGTAAATTCAACCGCGATGTCGTGAGCAACCTCGGGCGCGGCGTACGCACCTATCACGGCACGTCAGCCAGCCCCGGCATCCCGACCAATGTCGCCACGGGCAAGCGCTATATCAGCCAGGCGCGGCCCGACTGGGGAGCCGCGGTCGTGCTGGTCCCGTGGTACCAGTACCTCTATCGGGGAGACATCAGCCTGGCCGAGCGCCACTACCCGGAGATGAAGCGCTGGGTCGAATATGTGGAGGGGCTGAAGCAGGACGGCTTTGTCACGGATGGCTTCGGCGACTGGTGCCCGCCCGGCTCTGCCCGCAACTACGATACGCCGGTGGAGTTTACCTCCAGCGCCTATCACTTTTATACGGCAGAGATCATGGCGTGGCTGGCCGAGGAACTGAACTATGGCGAGGATGCGGCTGACTTCGCCCGCCTGGCCGAGACGATGAAAACGGCCCTGATCGACGAGTACTGGCAAAAGGACACCGGCGGCTACGCCACGCAGACGGCCAACGCGCTTGCGTTGCGCATGGGGCTGTATCCGCAGGGCGGTCGTGAGGCGTGCGCCGCCGCGCTCGCCCGCGAAGTCAACCGGAAGGGCTACTACTATGCCGGGATTCTGGGGGCGCGCTCACTCTTCACGGAGCTGTCCCGGGGAGAAAGTGATGACCTGGCGGTGAAACTGCTACGTCAGACGACCTATCCCAGCTACGGTTATATGCTCGAAAACGGATCGACGACCTGGCCGGAATCCCTGTCCCGGGATCGCCGCAAACCGGGGCAACGGCTGGCGGGCGGTTCCCAGAACCATCCCATGCAGGCCGGGTTTGTCGCATGGTTTTACGAGGCGGCGGGCGGCCTTCAGCCCTTGCCTGACGAGCCGGGGTTTCGCAGCTTTATCCTGAAACCCTATGGCTACGGCTCGCTGGAGTGGGTGCGGGTGACGCACCACAGCCCTTACGGAGAGATTCTCAGCTCGTGGCGGGTCGAGGATGATGTTTTCGACTGGGATGTTGAAGTGCCCGCAAATACGAGCGCGTTCCTTTACGTGCCCTCAGCAGGGTCGGATTCAGTGCGCGAGAGCGGTCACGCTCCTGAGGCGGATGGCGGAGTCCAATGGCTCAGGCGCGAAGGCGACCGCGACGTTTTCCGTGTCGGCTCGGGGCGTTACCATTTCACGGCGACTTTGAAGTGA